From one Rosa rugosa chromosome 4, drRosRugo1.1, whole genome shotgun sequence genomic stretch:
- the LOC133706798 gene encoding elicitor-responsive protein 3-like isoform X1, with protein sequence MPQGTLDVQLMKAKGLKNTEFFGKMDPYVILKCKNQEKRSKVATSQGSNPEWNEKFVFRVTEGVTELKMTIMDKDTATRDDFVGELSIPLKTLFQEGKLPPMKYNVLRNKKYYGEIKVGLSFTPSTNTTDIPDGVTVKAKAQVIGAEGMRSELA encoded by the exons ATGCCTCAAGGAACCTTAGACGTTCAACTTATGAAGGCCAAGGGTCTAAAAAACACAGAGTTCTTTGGTAAGATGGATCCTTACGTCATCCTCAAGTGCAAAAACCAGGAAAAAAGGAGCAAAGTGGCAACAT CACAAGGGTCTAACCCAGAATGGAATGAGAAGTTTGTTTTCCGAGTAACTGAGGGTGTTACTGAACTCAAAATGACGATCATGGACAAGGACACTGCTACCAGGGATGATTTTGTAGGAGAGTTAAG CATTCCACTAAAAACACTATTCCAAGAAGGGAAACTCCCACCAATGAAATACAATGTACTAAGGAACAAAAAATACTACGGAGAGATTAAAGTTGGCCTTAGCTTCACTCCTTCA ACGAACACTACGGACATCCCGGACGGCGTGACAGTCAAGGCGAAGGCTCAGGTGATCGGAGCCGAAGGTATGCGTAGCGAGCTCGCCTGA
- the LOC133745173 gene encoding uncharacterized protein LOC133745173 isoform X4: MNGGYYKEDNIPCQIEEGLFLGSFGAANDEEELNSTLMSVSITLRKLKDLVAVCWFIALWEDPEGAMTALLRNLDHCISSYSSVIQKSEIEDVEECFKLFSLEEAAKFDEVTLANVNNFKKRSKSQSPNAIHKEYIVMISSKEASCLS; this comes from the exons ATGAATGGGGGATACTATAAAGAGGACAATATCCCCTGCCAGATTGAAGAG GGTCTCTTCTTGGGTTCTTTTGGTGCTGCAAATGACGAGGAAGAACTAAACAG CACTTTGATGAGTGTTTCGATTACATTGAGGAAGCTAAAAGATCTGGTGGCAGTGTGCTGGTTCATTGCTTTGTGGGAAGATCCAGAAG GGGCAATGACGGCTTTGCTTCGAAATCTTGATCATTGCATCTCAAGCTATTCATCT GTTATACAAAAATCTGAGATAGAGGATGTAGAGGAATGCTTCAAACTTTTTTCTTTGGAAGAGGCGGCTAAATTTGACGAAGTGACCCTTGCCAATGTGAACAACTTCAAAAAGCGCTCAAAAAGCCAGTCACCTAATGCAATCCACAAAGAATATATAGTG ATGATTTCTTCCAAGGAAGCAAGCTGCTTGTCATAG
- the LOC133745172 gene encoding thaumatin-like protein 1 — MKSLANFQMPLIFFFFVSSLFFIISSNAATFEIRNECPYTVWAAASPGGGRRLDRGQSWTLNVAPGTAMARIWGRTNCNFDSSGRGRCATGDCGALECKGWGVPPNTLAEYALNQFGNMDFIDISLVDGFNIPMDFSPTTGRCRGIRCTADINGQCPRELRVPSGCNNPCTVFKTNEYCCTNGQGSCGPTNFSKFFKTRCPDAYSYPQDDPTSTFTCPGGTNYRVVFCPRGNPGNFPLEMITDKSTE; from the coding sequence ATGAAGTCCTTGGCCAATTTCCAAATGcccctcatcttcttctttttcgtgAGTTCCCTCTTTTTCATCATCTCCTCCAATGCAGCCACTTTCGAAATCCGTAATGAGTGCCCTTACACCGTCTGGGCAGCCGCCTCTCCTGGTGGAGGCCGTCGCCTGGACCGCGGCCAGAGCTGGACACTAAACGTTGCCCCGGGGACGGCCATGGCTCGCATATGGGGGCGTACCAATTGCAATTTTGATAGTAGTGGCCGCGGCCGTTGTGCCACGGGAGATTGTGGGGCCTTGGAGTGCAAGGGATGGGGAGTCCCTCCCAACACCTTGGCAGAATATGCCCTTAACCAGTTCGGCAACATGGACTTCATTGACATTTCCTTAGTCGATGGCTTCAACATTCCAATGGACTTTAGCCCGACCACCGGCCGGTGTAGGGGAATTCGGTGCACTGCGGACATCAATGGGCAGTGTCCTCGAGAGTTGAGGGTACCTAGTGGGTGCAATAACCCTTGCACTGTTTTTAAGACCAATGAATATTGCTGCACAAATGGGCAGGGGAGCTGTGGACCGACaaatttctcaaaatttttCAAGACTAGGTGCCCGGATGCTTATAGTTACCCTCAGGATGATCCTACTAGCACATTTACATGCCCTGGTGGGACTAACTATAGGGTTGTGTTTTGCCCCAGAGGAAACCCTGGTAATTTCCCTTTGGAGATGATAACTGACAAGAGTACGGAGTAA
- the LOC133706798 gene encoding elicitor-responsive protein 3-like isoform X2 translates to MPQGTLDVQLMKAKGLKNTEFFGKMDPYVILKCKNQEKRSKVATSQGSNPEWNEKFVFRVTEGVTELKMTIMDKDTATRDDFVGELSIPLKTLFQEGKLPPMKYNVLRNKKYYGEIKVGLSFTPSVPSKIPEESFGGWKESS, encoded by the exons ATGCCTCAAGGAACCTTAGACGTTCAACTTATGAAGGCCAAGGGTCTAAAAAACACAGAGTTCTTTGGTAAGATGGATCCTTACGTCATCCTCAAGTGCAAAAACCAGGAAAAAAGGAGCAAAGTGGCAACAT CACAAGGGTCTAACCCAGAATGGAATGAGAAGTTTGTTTTCCGAGTAACTGAGGGTGTTACTGAACTCAAAATGACGATCATGGACAAGGACACTGCTACCAGGGATGATTTTGTAGGAGAGTTAAG CATTCCACTAAAAACACTATTCCAAGAAGGGAAACTCCCACCAATGAAATACAATGTACTAAGGAACAAAAAATACTACGGAGAGATTAAAGTTGGCCTTAGCTTCACTCCTTCA GTACCCAGCAAAATACCCGAAGAATCCTTTGGCGGATGGAAAGAGTCTTCATAA
- the LOC133745173 gene encoding uncharacterized protein LOC133745173 isoform X2, with protein MNGGYYKEDNIPCQIEEGLFLGSFGAANDEEELNSTLMSVSITLRKLKDLVAVCWFIALWEDPEGAMTALLRNLDHCISSYSSVIQKSEIEDVEECFKLFSLEEAAKFDEVTLANVNNFKKRSKSQSPNAIHKEYIVKLPTNSGTRDLKKALHKLGAISSNKIMMISSKEASCLS; from the exons ATGAATGGGGGATACTATAAAGAGGACAATATCCCCTGCCAGATTGAAGAG GGTCTCTTCTTGGGTTCTTTTGGTGCTGCAAATGACGAGGAAGAACTAAACAG CACTTTGATGAGTGTTTCGATTACATTGAGGAAGCTAAAAGATCTGGTGGCAGTGTGCTGGTTCATTGCTTTGTGGGAAGATCCAGAAG GGGCAATGACGGCTTTGCTTCGAAATCTTGATCATTGCATCTCAAGCTATTCATCT GTTATACAAAAATCTGAGATAGAGGATGTAGAGGAATGCTTCAAACTTTTTTCTTTGGAAGAGGCGGCTAAATTTGACGAAGTGACCCTTGCCAATGTGAACAACTTCAAAAAGCGCTCAAAAAGCCAGTCACCTAATGCAATCCACAAAGAATATATAGTG AAGTTGCCCACCAACAGTGGCACTCGTGACTTGAAGAAAGCATTACATAAACTTGGAGCCATTTCCTCGAACAAAATAATG ATGATTTCTTCCAAGGAAGCAAGCTGCTTGTCATAG
- the LOC133745173 gene encoding uncharacterized protein LOC133745173 isoform X3 has translation MSVSITLRKLKDLVAVCWFIALWEDPEGAMTALLRNLDHCISSYSSVIQKSEIEDVEECFKLFSLEEAAKFDEVTLANVNNFKKRSKSQSPNAIHKEYIVLTILVATDGEQKLPTNSGTRDLKKALHKLGAISSNKIMMISSKEASCLS, from the exons ATGAGTGTTTCGATTACATTGAGGAAGCTAAAAGATCTGGTGGCAGTGTGCTGGTTCATTGCTTTGTGGGAAGATCCAGAAG GGGCAATGACGGCTTTGCTTCGAAATCTTGATCATTGCATCTCAAGCTATTCATCT GTTATACAAAAATCTGAGATAGAGGATGTAGAGGAATGCTTCAAACTTTTTTCTTTGGAAGAGGCGGCTAAATTTGACGAAGTGACCCTTGCCAATGTGAACAACTTCAAAAAGCGCTCAAAAAGCCAGTCACCTAATGCAATCCACAAAGAATATATAGTG CTTACAATTCTGGTGGCTACTGATGGAGAACAGAAGTTGCCCACCAACAGTGGCACTCGTGACTTGAAGAAAGCATTACATAAACTTGGAGCCATTTCCTCGAACAAAATAATG ATGATTTCTTCCAAGGAAGCAAGCTGCTTGTCATAG
- the LOC133745173 gene encoding uncharacterized protein LOC133745173 isoform X1, protein MNGGYYKEDNIPCQIEEGLFLGSFGAANDEEELNSTLMSVSITLRKLKDLVAVCWFIALWEDPEGAMTALLRNLDHCISSYSSVIQKSEIEDVEECFKLFSLEEAAKFDEVTLANVNNFKKRSKSQSPNAIHKEYIVLTILVATDGEQKLPTNSGTRDLKKALHKLGAISSNKIMMISSKEASCLS, encoded by the exons ATGAATGGGGGATACTATAAAGAGGACAATATCCCCTGCCAGATTGAAGAG GGTCTCTTCTTGGGTTCTTTTGGTGCTGCAAATGACGAGGAAGAACTAAACAG CACTTTGATGAGTGTTTCGATTACATTGAGGAAGCTAAAAGATCTGGTGGCAGTGTGCTGGTTCATTGCTTTGTGGGAAGATCCAGAAG GGGCAATGACGGCTTTGCTTCGAAATCTTGATCATTGCATCTCAAGCTATTCATCT GTTATACAAAAATCTGAGATAGAGGATGTAGAGGAATGCTTCAAACTTTTTTCTTTGGAAGAGGCGGCTAAATTTGACGAAGTGACCCTTGCCAATGTGAACAACTTCAAAAAGCGCTCAAAAAGCCAGTCACCTAATGCAATCCACAAAGAATATATAGTG CTTACAATTCTGGTGGCTACTGATGGAGAACAGAAGTTGCCCACCAACAGTGGCACTCGTGACTTGAAGAAAGCATTACATAAACTTGGAGCCATTTCCTCGAACAAAATAATG ATGATTTCTTCCAAGGAAGCAAGCTGCTTGTCATAG